TAGCCATAGGTATATATTTTTATGATCCTGGAGAGTTCAGCTTTCCATATATGTATCACTTACAATACCTTTCTGTTACCATGGAAACTGAGTGACCTGtcaatcaaataaaatttaTAACTTTTTCATTCAAAATGAGACCCAAATAAACTAAAAGCTCTACAGAATTTTTGTTTGTACTAAAACTTCACTATAATTCAGCTCCAAACAATCTCCAGACATTGAATATTCCAAAATTCTTCACAGGAATGGTGAATGACAATTGTAGTAAAGATCTTGACAATGTTGCGCAATAACAACATATGTTGTACATTCAAACTAAGCAATTTTACATTGAAAATTtagcaaaaaaacaagcaacaagAGTCTTCTGCTTGTTGTAAAACTCTTCATGAtcattttgctttattttagaTTTGTTTTTTTAGCTGGTTGTCATGGAAACCAGGCAACAGATGAGAGTTGTTGAAATAACTAAAAGATATTTATTCACCATCTTGTCTGGCTCTTTTTGTTCCACTCTTTGACCTTGTCTTTGATGGATGATTATACTTGAACTCTGGAAGAGTGTGGTATCGGAGGAAACAGGGCTCGACACACATGGATTGTTCACACACCGCACACCAATACACAGTTCTGACTTCCTGGACATGCACAAGGCAGGCTCTCTTGCTTTCAGTTTTCTCCAGATGGTGAAGCTGACTTTTGTCAAATCTTCTTTCATCAGGCACAGGTGTTGAAGGCCTGCCTGTCTTCTTTACATAAGACTTCCCACCAACCAGCTGTTTTGCCAAATCTTGACGAAACTGGAGTTGGGTACGTTTTGGCTTGACATGGGCTGGGGTAGCCTGTTCCACAATAAAAGCATTCAAACAACTTTGCTCCAGGCAGTGATAAAATAGAGCCAAGTACCAAGTGGATGTCTTGAAATGCTTCTTGTATGTTGCAATGCGTTGATCTGCAAGGTCTACTCCCCCCCATGAACTCGTTATACATCTTTATGGCAGCTGGGCATCCAAACTCCTTTTCCTGCCAAGTGccattttcttttacttttcgttTTGCTGTTTCCATGGTATTTCCCACAGGAACAGTTGAAATCAAATGCACTGGCTTTTTGTCTTTCCATGTGATGGCCATAAGGTCTCCCTTCTGCATAAACAGGGAATGACCTCTCGGTAAATTTTTGACAAGAGCGAGCTTATGGTTCATTATTTCCTTTGGTAGGTCCTTCCGGTTTGGTCGAACAGTTCCACAAGCTTGAATTCCATGTTccctcaaagtaaaaaaaaagattcagtATAAAAATTGTCCGTGAACAGCCGGTAGCCTTTATCCTGAAGAGGGTTTGTAATGCGAACAACAACATTCTTTGTTTGATTCTGCTCCGCCTCCCCTTTGCGGCCTGTGTAGACTTCAAAATTCCAGATGTAACCAGATTTGGATTCTGCCAGGGTAAACAATTTGAAACCAAACCGGATGGGCTTGCTTGGAAGAAACTGTCTGAAGAACTTTCTTCCCTTGAATTTTACCATAGTTTCATCAATAGAAATCTCTCTGGTAAGGATATAATTTTGCTGAAACTGGCGTACAAGCTCCTCGATAACCTGTCTTATCTTGAACAGTTGGTCGCGGTCTTCCGCCCATGGCAAAACAGAGTTATTGtcaacaaaatgtaaaaatCGTAAAAATGCTTTCAAATCGTTGCCCATAGCAAAATACAACCCCAGCCACGTACGAAACTCTTCGATGGACAACTCCCTCCACTGCAGGTCCTTGCCAAGGCGCTGCTGTTCCTGACGAGCATATCTGTTTGTTTCGCGGACAATCAAACCATACAAACGATCGGTGAAAAACAACTCAAAGAAGTCGATCGCTTTCTTGTCTGCGGGTAAATTTCTGACTGGACCAGTTCTCTGATCGAAGGGAAGTTCAGTCTGTGGAGTCAGAATTTCGCTCCAAACTAGTTCTTCATCATCATCTGATTCGCTCCCGCTGTCTTCTTCATCGCTGTCATCGTGAAGAAAGAGGTTAGCATCTTCCTCATTGTCTGATTCTCGGTCAAAGTCGCCACGTGCAAAGAAACGTAGGGGCACTTCATCCAAATCAAAGCCTTCAAATtcactttcttcttcatctGATGCGAAAAAATTCAACTCGTCGTGTTCTGCAGCTTGAGCACTACAAGaagacgccattttgaaaagcgaAAATCGAAAAAGACACTTCCAAATCAATGACAAATCATTCGCTAAATTCGCTCAAAGCGGCTCGATGGAAGGGTAAACCTTTCTTCTTGATCTAGGCAATTATTGTACCCCCCTATAGGGCTTTTTGGATTAGTATGATCGTGTTGACTTTTGGGTGTCCTGCGGACCCACTAAAGTGGGTCTTGGTAGGGAAAGTGTTTCAACTCTTGATTATTTATTGCACTAGAATCAACATGGCGGCTTCACGTGTGTTGCTCACATGTTTTTGTATATGCTTACGTCATACGAAGTACACGTGGCGCGTATTGTGACATCCCTCTCTCAACAACAATGCCTTATAACAAACAAACACGCAGAGGAGTCGGCAATAATCAGTGTTCATGAATCAGACAATAATCATAACATGGTAGTCACGAAACTCCAACTTAACTCGCTGATGATAAACGTTAGTGTTCCTTTAAACGTTCAGTCTTTCCGGTGGCTTAAAACTCTAATGAAACATTAGTGTTCATTCAAACGTTCAGTCTTTCCGGTGGCTTAAGACTCTAATGAAACATTAGTGTTCATTCAAACGTTCAGTCTTTCCGGTGGCTTCACTGTGTGTCCGGACCTGGTCATGTATCCGCCACTTGATCCTGGGGGTGGTAAAATTCCTGTAGATGGTGCAGGTACTGTACTGTCTCCTGGCAGCTGATCAACAGTGTTGGCAGGTGAATGGTTGCTGGATGGCGATGCTGCTGGCATAATTTGGACAGGTACGTCTGCTGGTGGAGGGTTGTGTGTGCGGAATCTTGCTGTGTCTGGCCTGAGGTGTGATCTTGTGCAGCGGTACACGCCTTCCGTGGTGTCGTTCTTGACTATGTACGATCTTGGTTCTTTTGCTGCTTTCAGGACAGTTCCTGGTTGCCAGGTCTGGGTTCGGTGATCGAGTACTCGTACTGGTTGACCTAGGTGGAGTGGTTTCAGGGCAGGACCCGCTTTCTGGTTGTAGTACTGACCATAATACTCCTGCTGCTTATTTAACTGTTCCTTAACGTCTCCTGAATCAGCTGTGCAACTTGCACGGTTTGACATCGGCAACAGTGTTTTGAACTTCCTTTTGGTTAGCAGTTGTGCTGGTGAGTCCAGGTGGTGGCTGATAGGTGTTGCTCTGTACGACAGCAATGCAAGGTAAGGGTCTCCACCTTCCTCGTCACACTTTGTTAGGATGTTCTTCACTGTTTGTACCATGCGTTCAGATGACCCGTTTGCTTGTGGATAGTGCGGGGAGCTCGTTATGTGCTCGATGCCATAGGACTCTGTGAAGTCTTGAAATTCTTTCGTACTGTATTGTGGTCCGTTGTCGGAAACCAACTGGGTAGGGATGCCATGTTCTGCGAAGATGCTCTTCAGGTGAGTGATTATGGCCTGTGAGGTTGTGCTGGAGAGCTTCCTAATAACAGGGAACTTGCTGTACTGGTCTGAAACTAGCAAGTATTGGTGACCTTTGAATTCGAAAAGGTCAGAGTTCTATCTCTGCCAAGGGTAATTTGGTTGTTCTGGCTGGAGGATTGGTTGTTTCTGCTGCTTGTTTTGGTGTCTCTGACAGGGGTCACATTCCTTGGCTAAGTCGACAACATCCTTTGTCAGGCCGGGCCAGAAGACTGATGTTCTTGCTCTCAGCAGGCATTTCTCTTGTCCCAAGTGTCCCTGGTGGATGATGCTTAATATCTCCTTCCGTAGGCTTGTTGGTACGACGATGCGGTCTCCCTTCAGTATGAGGCCGTCCAAAGAACTGGACTTCTTCGCATTTGAACTGGACCTTCTCCTTGTTGAACACAATGCCTTTCTGTCGGGCTCGCTCCATGAGGTTGGCTAAGTTGCGGTCATGTTCATTTTTGGTGGGTCCGAAAACAAAAGTATCATCTGCGATTCCTGTGACACCGCTAAGACCTTCAAGTGCTGAATCGAGCTGTTTCTGGAACACATCCTGGGCAACGGTGAGGCCAAAGGGTAGACGCAAGAATCGAAATCTGCCCAAGGGGGTACTAAATGTGGTGAGGTAGGAACTGGCTTCATCAAGCGGAACGTGCCAGTACCCTTTCTTGGTGTCGACCAGGGTGAAGAATTTGGCATCGTTCAGTTGGGTCACCACCTCGTCAACTCCCTCTTGATCCATTTATTCAAATCTCGGGGATCTAAACAGACTCTCAACTTTGTGATCTCTCCCTTGTCATTGGTTGACTCTGACAGGACGATGCTGTTCACCCAGTCTGTGGGTGTGTTCACCTCGGTGATGACGCCTAACTCAAGCATCTTGTCAATCTCTTGTTTGTAGAGCTCCCGTAGGTGAACTGGTACAGACCGTGGAGGGTGGATGACAGGTTCTGCGCCAGGCTCTAGAGCAATGTGGTACGGTTTCATGTGAAATTCTCCTAACCCATCAAAGCGGTCACGATAGTCATCAAGGAGTTTTTTCTTGGTGAGTGGAGCACATGGTTTGTTGCTTTGTTGGTCACTGGGTGGGGAGTTAGTCGTGTCTTTGCTCTCGCGTTTCTGTGCAAGGTTACAGTTAAATTTGACAAGTTCAAACTCACTGCAGGTTTTGCATCCTATCATTGCAGGGCCTGGGacttcagtgacttcaaaagTGACTGCTCGTACGTCTTCCTTGTGGTGTACATACAGCTGACAAGAGCCGAGATTCTTAATGTTGTGTCCTCCATATGTTGTAATTTTGCACTGTGGTGGACCAAGTTGTCTTTGTTTGGGGTCTGCTACTACTTTCTCATAGTCCCTTTTGGAGATTACATTCATCTCCGCACCTGTATCAATTTTGCATACAATTGGTGTGGTGTCCCTGTGGTGTGGACTTGCGGTTAGCTGCATCTCAGTCAATACCTTTGTATTTTCTCTGTGTGACTGGATGTGGTTGATTTCACTTGTGTGATCATTTGTATCTGAGCATTGTTCTACAGTCAATATTCCTAAGAAAACTCTTTCTTCTAAGTCAGAATCCTCTGCACTGCTACTTTCATCATGGAGTGCATTTACAcctgcttgtttgtttttgaaacaCTTGTGCTGGTAATGTCCAACTTTTTGACAATGGTAGCACTTTGAATTAATTGCAGGACATTTCTGTGGTTTGTCGTGTGGTGCTCCACCACATCTTCCACATTCAAGCTTAGGTTTTTCAGTATCTTTACCTTTTTTGTAGCCTCCACGCCTCTTCGGTGGCTTTCTTCTTGGCggtgttttgttcttgtttggaTCCTTCTTGTCAAGGGTATTGACTTGGCGGTCTTGATCTGTCATGACTTGTAGCTGCATTTTTGTGGCTTCTTCTGTTCGGGCAATTTCTCTGGCTTTCTGGTAAGTCAGATTGTTTCCTTCTGCAATGCATTTCTTTCGTATTACGCTCGAGTCCACTCCAAAGACTAGTGCATCAcgcagggttagggttagggttaggggaaAACCCGGTTTCAAAATGGCTGCACATTTTCCTGTATAATATTAATTCGACAGTGTAAAAATCAGCAATGACTGTAAAGGTAGTTAGATCTCTAGCTACCAATAACCTTCTTAACAAAGTGATGGTCCCATTTGTCAAAGTTCCGTGAAGCGGAAATGTCAGCTCTTACCATTGGGAATTGCATCAATTCCAGTTCGATTCCATTCATTCCACTTCCAAAACTTCCTCGCGAGAGGCGACAGACGGATTAACACAAAAGAAGGCTTGATTCAAATCTGTGAACGAGTCTACATTAAGGTCCAAGAGCACGAGTTCAATGATTAAAATGAGTAGAAATTACCACGAAGCGACCGGCCATTTGGTTGTGACAGTGATATTCGGTCCGCGGTACATGTCGCAGATAGCGCTCTTTGATTGGCTCAAGAGGGGGGTGTGACGAGGGTGGGAACCCGCAAATGTAAACACAGCGGAAAATAcccttttaaaatttttcaagcAATGAACGCATTCTTGTTAGGCTCAACGCTTTTAGACTGCTTTTCCATCGAGTGACACAGACAAAATTTTGCACTTTCTACGAGTTTACCGTTACAATAAACGATACCTTTTTCATGATCACCAACAACAATGTATTTTATTTAAGATCCATAAGCTTACAATATTTTATGCAAATAGCAAATAGCCACAGTGCTAATCTAGGCAGAACAAACATTATAAATAAAGGcgttattaaattattaattgGGGAAACACATTTGTTATCATGAAGCTGTGAAatgatcattttcttttatttatgttCTATTAGAGTATTATATAATCTCCTGCTGATCCAGTATGAAGCAATACCAGtcagattttttttcctgctaTAATGACTccttaattattaatttcatcacaTCTCAAGTAAATGTTGTGAGGAAAAAAACCCTTTCAGTAGTGAGGagattattttgtcttttccaAAACTGATTTAGCTACTGAGATTGTCATTTTTTGTCATTCAGTCTGACTTAAAGACAGAGAAAATGGAAATTTACACTAAAATTGCACATAGTTCACGACATATGACATCACAAATTCTACTTAAAAAATAATACTCATTCAAGTTTGAGTAAAAAATCTGAAGAAACAATGATCAGGTCAGTGGTTTTCCTCAAAAAGCATTTTTAACAAACTCAAGACTCTAATCTCAGCAGGTCTGATCAAGGTGCTTATTTTAACCTAGGATTtctttaccaaaaaaaaaaaagaatcgtATGGTTAAAGATATTAAACTGGGTAATCATAGTAATTGTAAATATGTTTTCTTAGATGTAAAAGCTTTGCCTAAAATTTCCTTCCAAAAATTCTAAATATGATGAGATTCGAATTCGCTGGATTTCATTGCAAATTTACTAGAGACATTTGGTTATGTatttctttgtcttgttttggTGGTTGTAAAATTAGCCCTTCATCCCTGATCCATCCTTGATCGATGCACTTGACAGCTAGACCACAACTCACAACAACAGTTGCTTCCTGTTCCAACTGAAGAAAAGAGAGAATTTTGCTTATTTGTTGACACAGATTAAAAACTATGAAAGTTGCTAAGACCTGAACCTGAAGCTACACACTGAATTCCTACACCTTTGGAGCATATAACAACTAATCCAATTGATTATAAATTTCCTGAAATGTTGCGTACACACGGCTCCAAATGACGAATTAATGTCAAGGGTTGATATGATAATTATTCACGAAACTAAAAGTTTTTAATGGCTGTCAGGAACCTTGGACCCCATCGCGCGTTGCACTGTCATGAACATGGCCTTTATACACACTCACCTATGTAATTTTCTACGTAATTCTACGTAGAAATTCTACGTGATTCTACGTAATCAGACCGCAGGCTGCATCTAGTTCTAGGCTTAACAACAAGTAGTTCAGATAGATATTGTGGCGCCAGGGCGTTCAACGTTTTAAAAACTGAAAGCGCAATCTTAAATTCTACTCTAAATTTCACTGGCAACCAATGAAGTCCCCTAAGCACCGGAGTAATATGGGCAAACTTAGGAATTAAGCATGTAACCCAAGCCGCTGCATTAAGAACTTTTTGAAGTTGGTGGTCACATTGATATTGAGGACGCTTATACAAAAGAGCGTTGCAACAATCtaaatgtgatgtaacaattgCATGAATTAAACACTTTGTTGATTCTGGAGACAGATATTTCCTGATTTGCCTAATATTATAAAGCCCCCTACATGCCTTACTACACACCTTTCCTATATGAGTATTCATAGACACATGGTTATCAAACCATGTGCCAAGATTTCTAACATGCTTAAGGGGTTGAATGTCACAGTCACCAACTTAAATTGAAGccatagaccttattccaaaatggcggccgctCGGCAAACACTGGTACGAGTTGCATAAAACCGAGGCTAAGAGGGCCAGAATTGTACTGTCTTTTCGCATCGCCGTGTGAGATTAGagacaaaacaatggcaaatgtaTCATATGGTCCACATTTGTTGACTGAGGATGATATACCAGGTAGCTCTCTTTCCGGAAGAAATCCGGCAAGCCTTAAAAACCCCGAGCTTAGATTCTGGCTCAAATGCCGAGGCGACTCGTGTAAGGGCTTGACAACGAAGGCACAACTTGTGAAAAGGTAAGTGTATTCCATTTACATGCACGGTCTTAGTCATTCTTTTTTGATATTTATAGAAAACTTACCCGATTTTTTTCGATGTTTAGAGTGGAGGAATACATTAGGAGAAATCTACACCAATGCATTGTTGACCCGGACGAAAACATGATATACACAAGGCGAAAACTGCATTTTCTTGGATCTTCGAATTCAGTAGGGGAGTCAAGCAATGCTGGTATTCGATCATCTTCAGATACTGCTGCTAGCTCAAACACATTAACGACGGCACAGATACCAAAGTTTCCTGCTGATGGCTGGGgaatttcacttgaaaagtctCCTCATTTTACTAGGGTTGAAATGGATAAACATGTCGCCAGGTCGGGCAAAAATATGGGCGCTGGAGTGCATCTTTCTCTCCCAACTGGGTTAGCCAAAGCTAAGACGTACCTACAAGATGACTACTTACATGATATTCAAACTAATTACGATCAGCGCTACTTTTTTTACCGCGCCAAATGCTTCCACAGTtttaaaagaaacgaaaaccCTCACAATTTAGATCTTGCTTTATGTATTGTTTCTGGTGATGTGATGTATGCAAATTGCGGCCCTTCTTGTGCAGCCGGGAAGTCTGGTTTTTGCAATCATATACTGGCATTAATGCTTAAAGTTTGTAAATATACCCTTTATAATTGCGTGAATGTCACAGAACTTAAGGATGAAGTTGATCAAAACTCTTCCACAGTGTGCACCTCAGCCTTACAGACATGGCATAAACCAAGGGTAGAAGGTATTTCACCATATCCTGTCATGGAGATTGCTGTCCTTAAGACAAGGCTACAGGACCACAAAAGTTGTGGTATTGTCTGTCAACTGTATGAAGCTAGGAAAGTTAACAGAAAATCCAAGCTACAAGAATTTGTTTCATCTGTTCAGAGTATAGATTCAAACTTAGGCTTAATCCAGACTTGTGATGTGAGCAAAATTGGTGAGGGTGAGcttgttgaaacaaaatttggaGAAAGCCCAGCTGGATCATTTGGGTCCTATCAACTCACCTTCCAAGAATCCAACTTTAAGGTTACGTGTAACATACCAGTAAATTCAGCCCGACAACTTGGCACACCCTTCAACACCTCAGCAAATTATCCATCCCTCCCCCTTGATGACTTCAATGatgactttgttttgaatttgcccAATGATATGGGTCatatggagaaaaaaattgtagATGGTCTGAGTGTTAAtttattaaaagcaaatcaaataGAGGAGGAGACAAGGGCTCAACATACTTGCGAGACATGGGTCCAAGAGCGGAAATATAGACTTACTGCATCAAAGTTTGGAAGAATAGCAAGAAGACAGAGGAATCATGAAAAGCTCTGTGAGGATATGCTAAATGCAAAACCAGTTAAAACAAAGAGTACTGAACATGGTATAAAGTATGAACCTATTGCTTTGAGAGAGTATGAGAAACACATGCACAAGATTGGTCATCCTGTGAAGGTTGAAAAGTCAGGTTTTTTTGTGtcaccaaaaatttttttcctagGATGTTCACCAGATGGCAAAGTTGTTGACTCTGTCTCTCAAGATCAGCTTGGCCTTGCTGAGGTTAAGTGTCCAAGTTCAAAGTTTAATTTAACACCAGAGGAGGCTTGCAGTGATCCTAGCT
This genomic window from Acropora muricata isolate sample 2 chromosome 2, ASM3666990v1, whole genome shotgun sequence contains:
- the LOC136905620 gene encoding uncharacterized protein; its protein translation is MANVSYGPHLLTEDDIPGSSLSGRNPASLKNPELRFWLKCRGDSCKGLTTKAQLVKRVEEYIRRNLHQCIVDPDENMIYTRRKLHFLGSSNSVGESSNAGIRSSSDTAASSNTLTTAQIPKFPADGWGISLEKSPHFTRVEMDKHVARSGKNMGAGVHLSLPTGLAKAKTYLQDDYLHDIQTNYDQRYFFYRAKCFHSFKRNENPHNLDLALCIVSGDVMYANCGPSCAAGKSGFCNHILALMLKVCKYTLYNCVNVTELKDEVDQNSSTVCTSALQTWHKPRVEGISPYPVMEIAVLKTRLQDHKSCGIVCQLYEARKVNRKSKLQEFVSSVQSIDSNLGLIQTCDVSKIGEGELVETKFGESPAGSFGSYQLTFQESNFKVTCNIPVNSARQLGTPFNTSANYPSLPLDDFNDDFVLNLPNDMGHMEKKIVDGLSVNLLKANQIEEETRAQHTCETWVQERKYRLTASKFGRIARRQRNHEKLCEDMLNAKPVKTKSTEHGIKYEPIALREYEKHMHKIGHPVKVEKSGFFVSPKIFFLGCSPDGKVVDSVSQDQLGLAEVKCPSSKFNLTPEEACSDPSFCLELVNGSPRLKRNHEYYDQIQGQMALTGAKWCDFVVYTSRGLNIERIPFDKERWSYVLAILHRTYFRYFLPAAAKKKYGSPAQ